The segment CGACATCGGCGGTGAAGATCGCGTCGTCGTCCGCCGCCTCGTCGAGCAGCCGCGCCAGGTACTGCGGATGGATGGGCGCGGTGCCGCGCGACGGCACAGCGAGCTCGTCGAGCTTGGCCCGGGTCTTGCGGTAGTGCGCGACGGCGTCGTCAAGATGCCCTCGGCTCCTCCCATCCTTCAGTCGGGACAGCAGGGCGACCGCGGTGGCGCCGACATCGCCGACGAGACCGAGGTCGAGCGGGTGCCGCCTGCCCAGCTGTGCACCACGGATGTCGACCTGGATCGTGGTGGCGTCGTCGGGATAGAACTGCGTGTACGGGAAGTCGGAGCCCAGCACGAGCAGCGCATCCGCCCCCTCCATCGCCCGGTAGCCCGAGGCGAACCCGAGAAGACCCGTCATGCCGACGTCGAACGGGTTGTCGTATTCGATGAACTCCTTGCCGCGAAGCGCATGCACGATCGGCGCCGCGAGACGGTCGGCGAGGGCGACGACCTCGTCGTGCGCGCCCTCCACGCCCGCGCCGGCGAGGATCGTGACCCGGCGCGCGTCGTCGAGCAGGGCCGCGGCTCGATCCAGTTCGGCATCGGAGGGGACCACCACCGGATGGGCGCGCCCGATCACCGAGACCGCGTCGCTCTCGGCGTCCGCCAGGGCGACGTCGCCGGGGATCACGAGCACGGCCACGCCACGCTCCTCGATCGCCGTGCGCATCGCGATCTCGAGCAGCCGCGGCATCTGCACAGGGTCGGCGACGTACTCGACGTACACGCTGCACTCGCGGAACAGCTCCTGCGGATGCGTCTCCTGGAAGTACCCCGTCCCGATCTCGACCGTCGGGATGTGCGCGGCGACCGCCAGCACGGGCACCCGGGAGCGCTGGGCGTCGTACAAGCCGTTGATGAGGTGGAGGTTGCCGGGCCCGCACGATCCGGCGACCACGGCGAGGCGGCCGGTGAGCGCCGCCTCG is part of the Microbacterium pseudoresistens genome and harbors:
- the poxB gene encoding ubiquinone-dependent pyruvate dehydrogenase, with amino-acid sequence MVTVAENIVAALRANEVERVYGIPGDSLNGFTDALRKDGSIRWVHMRHEESAAFAASAEAALTGRLAVVAGSCGPGNLHLINGLYDAQRSRVPVLAVAAHIPTVEIGTGYFQETHPQELFRECSVYVEYVADPVQMPRLLEIAMRTAIEERGVAVLVIPGDVALADAESDAVSVIGRAHPVVVPSDAELDRAAALLDDARRVTILAGAGVEGAHDEVVALADRLAAPIVHALRGKEFIEYDNPFDVGMTGLLGFASGYRAMEGADALLVLGSDFPYTQFYPDDATTIQVDIRGAQLGRRHPLDLGLVGDVGATAVALLSRLKDGRSRGHLDDAVAHYRKTRAKLDELAVPSRGTAPIHPQYLARLLDEAADDDAIFTADVGSPTVWAARYLTMNGRRRLIGSFTHGSMANALLQGMGAQASLPDRQVVALAGDGGLTMMMGELISLTQNRLPVKTIVVNNSSLNFVELEMKAAGFVNYGTDLHNPDFAAVAEACGIFARRVDRSDELPEALREVLEHDGPALLDVVTERQELSMPPAISAEQVKGFALYAIRTVLSGRGDELLDLAKANWRQLF